In Montipora capricornis isolate CH-2021 chromosome 4, ASM3666992v2, whole genome shotgun sequence, a single genomic region encodes these proteins:
- the LOC138047375 gene encoding tetratricopeptide repeat protein 28-like isoform X3 has product MKRHAFVKKSNIRPPKIDKGYVFGVNSWAYYRQGVALQCLGRHADALGAFASALAQDDKSPQLLTSLTEAAMKSPLRAALEPTYNQLNKMKLDKSPFVMISVIGQELLSVGYVTAAVDCLEAALKVGTCGLRLRGSVISALSTAYWKIGNIKKAMEYMKQDLETAQSLNDKAGVCRAHGNLGGAYYSQRMYKEAIEHQKAQLAISMNVKDRKTSATALSSLGHTYVSVADYSNALASHKQSCQIYKELRDKQGEARELGNIGAVHVLLSDSDNAIRCHQEHLKIAVELGDQTEEGRAYSNLGSAFHYKRDFEKAIQYHRKVLDAAKKTKDSFMEARAYAGLGHAMRCKGDTEQAKTFHEYQLALAMKLKDRATEGRALSNLGIIFQQKGNYGQALKLHKKHLAICKELGDRAGQGQAYGNMGCAYSACARYDQAIKFHKQELLISKEVNDRPSEACTQGNLAVAYQAIGSLDKSLTHYQQHLAISQELGDQSNEAIALSNLGNFYSSCGNFSKAIPYYENFLSICRHLRDRLGECKACHNLGYAHYSLGNYLDAVPYYERNVTMAKDLEDRSSLGHAYCNLGLVYSALGKQDKALECQKEFLTVSQEALNVQGEFKACGNIGDIHVALGNTDQGIRFFQEQLQVAKKAQVLSLESEARGALGSAHKTAGNLEKALASFETELQLRRRVNDSLGICRALSNLGAIHVGMQRYKEAFACYSQQLSLANELDDCIMQAEACGNLGITKINSHDYQEALGFFEQQIATLEQVAGAVLESGRAYGNLGDCYHMLSDHEEAVKCYEKYLAAAQQLDSATDQDKAYRGLGNAHRTMGNLQQALVCFEKRLVVAHELADFRSKGTAYCELGNMHKILGNYEQALACFEQQLSLAKQRNDLINEGDALCGLGVVNQRMGEYEKALKLHEEEMAVADKQNNIERKGRASYHLGMTHEILGNYEQAVVYQEQHLKIASDINDQGAKAQAYSSLGRIHHALDNYTQAISYLKQGLAIVKTLGRNEDEARIHHRLGLSYLADNQLEIAQDHLYRAADLLEKLREEGIHTGEYKMSLYELQAATYQVLQRVLVSQGFHGDALAVAERSRTRDFIGLLQERQGSNRLENGISKYLENPLTSPEHITDFVKSQKCSVLYYSIAAGHLYSWLITPRKGIVKFHDTLLSDGDHDNEIAIDLDQSASAGYSPGSTLLDSYITQVRDALGVEPHLNLSRTASLSDSETEEAWERGSILSTGASPQSYISADEDETISLSSLSLGSSFRSSSRMNFWSKKNVRKLNGVRTSNKKLGWSGKPPLRALYELLIAPMEDALPASSSFEGEDSELALVLQGDLYLVPFPVLKGSLSKEYLFRRFRLIVVPSLQSLATNGKVMSSRRSGLDASSIMVIGNPKVPTNFGQWESNPSAEHEAKIVAELFNTKPLLSNLATKSEVVQRLPKAECVHFATHVSWKLSSLILASQNNDQRFSTPAGSPEGASLDILGDVTSQEAPALSEFLLTASDILDQKLSAKLVVIGAAHNHSSPNRITSDGVIALTRSFLSAGAQCVLISLWPVPDLACKLLLKAFYGSLLQGMLASQALCQAMQVVQATKQFSHPSNWAGFMLVGGDSALTNKEALMSGAISKLLDNPGNCRDALKVLVHLVDKAQQRIRQGQRSSMYTADASIDAKVKGANGWRELLKLIGFRFQKASNGIPDSVFFPSVTSGVADKLAAASNHLHALLGLSPTTLQALSKLVNAHAVNTALVSLFSHVLSCFAQGMNNVQVPLKLKLWRTIGCHELLASLGFDLIGVGKDEVMLRSGKANSRRAVQCTVQALCALTDSENPAEKEDPTFKLTKVHSASTIISSLSLISASMESDLDNRTRDSEGSTQDITKNSSVRSKTSITSRPVKSEAHLSSEASLPVSVPDPERKTVPARGLSKAQALPFSSANKHSNFNGHVRTNKRSPSVSAITDHSRTTSVADPSDSDIDSYSDIVGKRRSLKDSDSHNFVDLKRGDSKQNARELVENTNVRSWASNPNPNGSFVSRVKDKQDTVIENPARVGKQISRTFEPSTSVGKSLPNLLSINGNGLARNNVPYVVRRPRRTRSESQDPVVHNGSRSSPNGRSKSVPRPRENGSSDEEEVEHAHGKGPKRSNSDLRGKHVIIGRERNNQNGPQLLRVSSVDSPVRDESLRTKPALTKANDAKVNHAEQLAAEMQQGRMNGKTQSFQRFRNDSLSSQDSTDNETRQSAAEMAAAALMNGDVTPAAIKAQTKKGNPQSLKMTATIAGNRKLRREHLANIAHLQSSSC; this is encoded by the exons GCCTACTATCGACAAGGCGTGGCCTTGCAATGCCTGGGGCGACATGCCGACGCCCTCGGAGCTTTTGCCTCTGCGCTTGCGCAGGATGACAAGAGTCCCCAACTGCTGACCTCTCTGACTGAGGCCGCCATGAAGTCCCCATTGAGAG CCGCCTTGGAGCCAACTTACAACCAGCTGAACAAAATGAAACTTGACAAGAGCCCTTTTGTAATGATCTCTGTGATTGGACAAGAGCTGTTGTCAGTCGGTTACGTAACAGCTGCTGTTGATTGTCTTGAGGCTGCTCTGAAGGTCGGAACATGTGGCTTGCGCCTCAGGGGATCCGTCATATCGGCGCTAAGTACGGCGTACTGGAAGATCGGAAATATAAAGAAAGCCATGGAATACATGAAACAGGACTTAGAAACGGCGCAATCGTTAAATGACAAAGCGGGAGTGTGTCGAGCGCATGGCAACCTCGGCGGAGCGTATTACTCCCAGCGTATGTACAAAGAAGCGATTGAGCATCAAAAGGCTCAGTTGGCAATttcaatgaatgtgaaagaccGTAAAACATCCGCAACAGCACTGAGTTCGTTAGGACACACCTATGTGTCAGTAGCTGATTATTCCAACGCGTTGGCAAGCCACAAGCAGTCTTGTCAGATTTACAAGGAGTTGAGAGACAAACAAGGTGAAGCCAGAGAGCTTGGCAACATTGGAGCGGTGCACGTGCTACTATCGGATTCCGACAACGCAATCAGGTGCCACCAGGAACATTTGAAAATTGCTGTCGAGTTAGGAGATCAAACAGAAGAAGGGCGCGCTTATAGCAATTTGGGAAGCGCGTTTCATTACAAGAGGGATTTCGAGAAAGCCATTCAGTACCACAGGAAGGTGTTGGATGCGGCGAAGAAAACGAAGGATTCATTTATGGAGGCACGTGCGTATGCAGGTCTTGGGCATGCGATGAGGTGCAAGGGGGATACAGAGCAGGCAAAGACCTTTCATGAATATCAGCTGGCTTTAGCAATGAAGCTCAAAGACCGGGCCACGGAAGGGCGCGCTCTCTCCAATCTAGGAATTATTTTCCAACAGAAAGGGAATTATGGACAAGCCTTAAAACTGCACAAGAAACACTTAGCGATTTGTAAAGAGCTGGGGGACCGAGCAGGCCAAGGACAAGCCTATGGGAACATGGGATGCGCTTACAGTGCATGCGCGAGGTATGATCAAGCTATTAAATTCCACAAGCAAGAGTTGTTAATTTCCAAAGAAGTGAACGATCGACCCTCGGAGGCTTGCACGCAAGGAAATCTAGCAGTAGCTTATCAAGCCATTGGAAGCCTTGATAAATCACTGACACATTACCAACAACACTTGGCTATCTCTCAGGAACTTGGTGATCAATCAAACGAGGCCATTGCTTTGAGTAACTTGGGAAATTTTTACAGTTCTTGCGGCAATTTCTCCAAGGCTATACCCTATTATGAGAATTTCCTATCAATTTGCAGGCATTTGCGAGATCGACTTGGCGAATGTAAAGCGTGTCACAATCTTGGGTATGCTCATTATTCCCTCGGGAATTACTTGGACGCGGTACCATATTACGAGAGAAACGTGACGATGGCAAAGGATCTGGAAGATAGGTCTAGTCTAGGACACGCTTACTGTAATCTAGGACTCGTGTACAGCGCGCTTGGCAAACAAGACAAAGCGCTTGAGTGTCAGAAGGAGTTTTTGACTGTGTCCCAGGAAGCATTGAATGTCCAAGGCGAGTTCAAAGCTTGCGGCAACATCGGAGATATTCATGTTGCCTTAGGAAACACTGACCAAGGTATCCGCTTTTTCCAGGAGCAACTTCAAGTTGCGAAAAAGGCGCAAGTTCTATCACTTGAGAGTGAAGCACGTGGTGCGTTAGGCAGCGCGCACAAGACTGCAGGTAATTTGGAGAAAGCCTTGGCCTCTTTCGAAACTGAGCTACAGCTCAGAAGACGCGTTAATGATTCACTGGGAATCTGCAGGGCTTTGAGTAATTTGGGTGCAATTCACGTAGGTATGCAACGATACAAGGAAGCTTTTGCTTGCTATTCTCAGCAACTGAGCCTTGCCAATGAATTGGACGATTGTATCATGCAAGCTGAAGCGTGTGGCAACTTGGGAATCACCAAAATAAACTCTCATGATTATCAGGAAGCGTTAGGATTTTTCGAGCAACAGATCGCCACTTTAGAGCAAGTTGCTGGCGCTGTGCTCGAAAGCGGACGTGCGTACGGGAATCTTGGCGATTGTTACCACATGCTGAGTGATCACGAGGAGGCCGTAAAATGTTATGAGAAATACCTCGCGGCTGCGCAGCAGTTAGACAGTGCCACTGACCAGGACAAAGCGTATCGTGGACTTGGAAACGCGCACAGAACCATGGGAAATCTCCAGCAAGCGCTagtttgttttgaaaagagATTGGTGGTTGCGCATGAGTTGGCCGATTTCCGCTCCAAGGGAACAGCATATTGTGAACTTGGAAATATGCACAAGATTCTAGGAAATTACGAACAAGCGCTTGCATGTTTTGAGCAGCAATTGTCTTTGGCAAAGCAACGCAATGATTTAATCAACGAAGGAGATGCTCTCTGTGGACTTGGTGTAGTGAATCAGAGGATGGGTGAATATGAGAAGGCGCTGAAACTTCACGAAGAAGAAATGGCTGTTGCCGATAAACAGAACAACATAGAGCGCAAGGGTCGCGCTTCGTACCATCTGGGTATGACACATGAAATTCTCGGAAATTATGAACAGGCGGTGGTCTACCAGGAACAGCATCTTAAAATCGCGTCTGACATTAATGATCAAGGAGCAAAAGCACAGGCTTATAGCTCCTTAGGTAGAATACACCACGCACTGGATAACTATACCCAGGCCATTTCCTACCTCAAACAGGGCCTCGCTATCGTAAAGACGCTGGGAAGgaatgaagacgaagctcgaATCCATCATCGACTTGGTTTGTCATATTTAGCTGATAATCAGCTGGAAATAGCACAGGATCACTTGTACCGTGCAGCAGACTTGCTTGAGAAACTGCGAGAGGAAGGAATCCACACTGGCGAGTACAAAATGTCTTTGTACGAGTTGCAGGCAGCTACCTATCAAGTTTTGCAGCGTGTCTTGGTATCTCAGGGATTCCACGGAGACGCTTTGGCAGTCGCTGAGCGCAGCAGAACCCGAGACTTCATCGGTTTGCTCCAGGAGCGACAAGGAAGTAATCGATTGGAGAACGGCATTTCCAAGTATTTGGAGAATCCGTTGACTTCACCGGAGCATATAACGGACTTTGTGAAAAGCCAGAAATGCAGTGTTTTGTACTACTCGATTGCTGCTGGACACTTGTACAGCTGGCTCATCACACCAAGGAAAGGAATAGTGAAATTTCACGACACTCTTCTTTCTGATGGAGACCACGACAACGAAATAGCGATTGATTTGGATCAGAGTGCCAGTGCTGGGTATTCACCAGGCTCCACCTTGTTAGACTCGTACATCACTCAAGTGAGAGACGCCTTGGGAGTTGAACCACATTTGAATTTAAGTCGTACCGCAAGCCTGTCTGACAGTGAGACAGAGGAAGCCTGGGAACGAGGAAGTATTCTCAGCACCGGTGCGAGTCCACAATCGTACATTTCAGCGGATGAAGATGAAACTATCAGCTTGTCTTCTTTGTCTCTTGGTTCCAGTTTCCGCTCAAGTTCGAGGATGAATTTCTGGTCAAAGAAGAATGTGCGAAAGTTGAACGGTGTAAGAACTAGTAACAAGAAGCTTGGTTGGTCGGGAAAACCCCCTCTTCGTGCTTTGTACGAGTTGCTTATTGCTCCCATGGAAGACGCTTTACCAGCGTCGTCATCTTTTGAGGGCGAAGATTCGGAGCTTGCATTGGTTTTACAAGGAGACTTGTATCTTGTTCCGTTTCCTGTCCTGAAGGGAAGCCTCTCTAAAGAGTATTTGTTTCGACGCTTCCGCTTAATCGTTGTTCCGTCCCTTCAGTCACTGGCCACGAATGGCAAAGTTATGTCGTCAAGAAGATCCGGTTTGGATGCGTCGTCCATCATggtgataggaaatccgaaggTCCCGACTAACTTCGGtcagtgggaatcgaacccaagTGCTGAACACGAAGCGAAGATAGTGGCTGAGCTCTTTAACACCAAACCCTTGCTTAGTAATCTTGCGACCAAGAGCGAAGTAGTCCAAAGATTGCCGAAGGCCGAGTGTGTGCATTTTGCGACTCACGTGTCATGGAAACTCTCATCACTTATCCTTGCGTCGCAAAATAACGATCAGAGATTTTCGACTCCCGCGGGATCGCCCGAAGGTGCAAGCCTTGATATTCTTGGTGATGTGACCTCGCAAGAGGCGCCTGCGCTGTCCGAGTTTCTGCTCACAGCATCTGACATCTTAGATCAAAAGTTATCCGCGAAACTCGTCGTCATCGGCGCTGCGCACAACCACTCGTCTCCTAATCGTATTACTTCGGATGGAGTCATCGCGCTGACAAGATCATTTTTGTCAGCGGGTGCGCAGTGTGTATTGATATCCCTATGGCCAGTCCCTGATCTTGCGTGCAAATTATTGCTCAAAGCATTTTATGGCAGTCTTCTTCAAGGGATGCTGGCCAGTCAAGCGCTGTGTCAAGCTATGCAAGTGGTTCAAGCCACAAAGCAGTTCTCGCACCCATCCAACTGGGCAGGGTTCATGCTGGTGGGCGGGGACAGTGCACTCACAAACAAGGAAGCTTTGATGAGTGGTGCAATTTCAAAGCTCTTGGATAATCCTGGCAACTGCAGAGACGCACTCAAGGTCCTTGTGCATCTG GTCGACAAAGCTCAGCAACGCATTCGTCAAGGCCAGCGGTCGTCCATGTACACAGCTGACGCAAGCATAGATGCCAAAGTAAAAGGAGCCAACGGATGGCGCGAGCTTCTAAAGCTCATTGGTTTCCGGTTTCAAAAGGCTTCTAATGGCATCCCAGACTCTGTTTTCTTCCCATCGGTCACTAGTGGAGTCGCTGATAAACTTGCTGCCGCAAGCAATCATCTGCATGCTTTACTAG GGCTGAGTCCAACCACCCTTCAGGCGCTGTCAAAACTCGTCAACGCTCATGCTGTTAACACGGCGCTTGTTTCATTG TTTAGCCATGTTCTTTCGTGTTTCGCCCAAGGAATGAACAATGTTCAGGTCCCTCTGAAGCTCAAACTTTGGCGCACCATAGGATGCCATGAGCTTCTCGCTTCTCTCGGCTTTGATCTGATCGGTGTTGGCAAAGATGAAGTGATGCTGAGATCTGGCAAAGCAAACAGCAGGCGCGCCGTGCAATGCACAGTACAGGCTCTGTGTGCTCTTACTG ATTCAGAGAATCCCGCTGAAAAAGAAGATCCTACCTTCAAGCTCACCAAGGTTCACTCGGCATCTACAATCATCTCCAGCCTGTCACTTATTTCAGCTTCGATGGAATCAGACCTCGACAACAGGACCAGAGATAGCGAGGGCTCCACACAGGATATCACAAAGAACTCAAGTGTGAGGTCCAAAACCAGCATCACCTCACGGCCTGTCAAGTCCGAGGCCCACTTGTCCAGTGAAGCCAGTCTTCCAGTGTCGGTACCAGACCCTGAAAGAAAAACCGTGCCCGCGCGAGGGTTGTCCAAAGCACAGGCATTGCCGTTTTCAAGCGCGAATAAACACTCGAATTTTAACGGTCACGTTCGGACTAATAAAAGGAGTCCTTCAGTGTCCGCCATTACGGACCATTCTCGGACGACTTCGGTAGCCGATCCGTCCGATTCGGATATAGACAGTTACTCGGACATTGTCGGAAAGCGGCGTTCGTTAAAGGACTCCGATAGCCATAACTTCGTAGACCTCAAAAGGGGTGACTCGAAACAAAATGCCAGAGAGTTGGTAGAAAATACGAACGTTCGTTCGTGGGCGTCGAATCCGAATCCTAATGGAAGCTTTGTCTCCAGAGTTAAGGATAAGCAAGATACAGTCATCGAAAACCCTGCTAGAGTTGGAAAGCAGATCTCTAGAACTTTTGAGCCATCGACTAGTGTGGGGAAATCTTTACCGAATCTATTGAGTATTAATGGAAATGGTTTAGCTCGTAATAATGTTCCATACGTGGTTCGACGACCAAGAAGGACGCGCAGTGAAAGCCAGGATCCAGTAGTGCACAACGGATCTCGATCCTCTCCGAATGGCCGGTCAAAATCCGTTCCTAGACCGAGAGAGAATGGGTCCAGTGACGAGGAGGAGGTAGAGCATGCGCACGGTAAAGGACCGAAACGTAGTAACAGTGATTTGCGAGGCAAACACGTGATAATTGGAAGAGAAAGAAACAATCAAAATGGCCCACAGCTTTTGAGAGTTTCTAGTGTGGATTCACCAGTAAGAGACGAATCTCTGAGAACTAAACCTGCGCTTA